Proteins encoded by one window of Methanomicrobiales archaeon:
- a CDS encoding translation initiation factor IF-2 subunit gamma translates to MHDVTIPDVNIGVVGHVDHGKTTLVKALTGTWTDRHSEEIKRGISIRLGYADATFYRCANHEGPESYSHTAVCPIDGSKAAPFRSVSFVDSPGHETLMATMLSGSAIMDGAMLVIAANEPCPQPQTKEHLMALSLVGIRNIVIVQNKIDVVSPADALKHYQQIRAFIRGTIAENAPIIPVSAQQGINLGDLIQALDQTIPVPERDPNAAAVMLIARSFDINRPGVGWKDIRGGVVGGSLVRGVLREGDDLEIRPGLQVQVENRVRWEPIVTKITSISKGSKKLSEATPGGLVGVGTKLDPALTKSDALAGQVAGHAGELPPVWDRLTFRVSLMERVVGSESEVDVQPVRHKEPLMLSVGTAVTVGVVTNTKKDIVEVALKRPVCADVGARIAISRQVGARWRLIGMGVLTA, encoded by the coding sequence TTGCATGATGTAACCATACCCGACGTGAACATCGGCGTGGTGGGGCACGTGGACCACGGCAAGACGACGCTCGTCAAGGCCCTGACCGGCACCTGGACGGATCGTCACAGCGAGGAGATCAAACGCGGGATCTCCATCCGCCTCGGCTACGCGGATGCGACGTTCTACCGCTGCGCCAACCACGAGGGGCCCGAATCCTACTCGCATACCGCCGTATGCCCGATAGACGGCTCGAAGGCGGCCCCCTTCCGCTCCGTCTCGTTCGTGGACTCGCCGGGGCACGAGACCCTGATGGCGACGATGCTCTCGGGCTCCGCGATCATGGACGGGGCGATGCTCGTCATCGCGGCCAACGAACCCTGCCCGCAGCCGCAGACTAAGGAGCACCTGATGGCGCTCTCCCTGGTGGGGATCCGGAACATCGTGATCGTCCAGAACAAGATCGACGTGGTCTCCCCGGCGGACGCCCTGAAGCACTACCAGCAGATCCGGGCCTTCATCAGGGGGACGATCGCGGAGAACGCCCCGATCATCCCCGTCTCGGCGCAGCAGGGGATCAACCTGGGGGATCTCATCCAGGCCCTGGACCAGACCATCCCCGTGCCGGAGCGCGACCCGAACGCTGCGGCGGTGATGCTGATCGCCCGCTCCTTCGACATCAACCGCCCCGGGGTCGGCTGGAAGGACATCCGCGGCGGCGTCGTCGGCGGCTCTCTCGTGCGCGGCGTCCTGCGAGAGGGCGACGACCTCGAGATCCGTCCCGGTCTCCAGGTGCAGGTGGAGAACCGCGTGCGCTGGGAGCCGATCGTCACCAAGATCACCTCCATCTCCAAGGGGTCGAAGAAGCTGTCCGAGGCGACGCCGGGCGGGCTGGTCGGTGTCGGCACCAAGCTCGATCCCGCGCTCACCAAGAGCGATGCCCTGGCGGGGCAGGTGGCCGGCCATGCGGGAGAACTGCCACCGGTCTGGGACCGCCTGACGTTTCGGGTCTCCCTGATGGAGCGCGTGGTGGGCTCCGAGAGCGAGGTCGACGTCCAGCCCGTGCGGCACAAGGAGCCCCTGATGCTCTCCGTGGGGACGGCGGTGACCGTGGGTGTGGTGACGAACACCAAGAAGGACATCGTGGAGGTGGCCCTGAAACGGCCGGTCTGCGCGGACGTGGGCGCCCGGATCGCGATCAGCCGGCAGGTGGGCGCCCGATGGCGTCTGATCGGGATGGGCGTCCTGACCGCGTGA
- a CDS encoding nucleotide-binding protein, whose amino-acid sequence MASDRDGRPDRVRILLDTNALMLPGQFGIDLFDELLRLCGRYEPMTLTDVLRELEGIARGRGRDAAAARLGLQLCERCRLVESEGMGGTVDEKVMQAAEASGSVVVTNDRGLRDALLERGVDVIVMRGQKKLELIRG is encoded by the coding sequence ATGGCGTCTGATCGGGATGGGCGTCCTGACCGCGTGAGGATCCTGCTGGACACGAACGCGCTCATGCTGCCCGGCCAGTTCGGGATCGACCTCTTCGACGAGCTCCTCCGTCTCTGCGGCCGCTACGAACCCATGACCCTCACCGACGTGCTCCGCGAGCTGGAAGGGATCGCCCGGGGGCGGGGGCGGGACGCCGCCGCCGCCCGGCTGGGGCTGCAGCTCTGCGAGCGCTGCCGCCTCGTGGAGAGCGAGGGCATGGGCGGCACGGTGGACGAGAAGGTGATGCAGGCGGCGGAGGCGTCGGGGAGCGTCGTCGTCACGAACGATCGCGGGCTCCGCGACGCCCTGCTGGAGCGGGGTGTGGATGTGATCGTGATGCGGGGGCAGAAGAAGCTGGAACTGATTCGGGGATAG
- a CDS encoding DNA-directed RNA polymerase — protein MYYKMTLVDKVRVPPHRMGEPLHAVVLSLLEEQLEGSIDNDIGIFIAVTRVLETGEGEMIPGDGAVFYDVTFEALVLRLSLQEVIEGEVVETTTFGAFVSLGPIDAMLHMSQISDEFINYDEKNGRLICQESKRFIEVGDLVRVRVVTLSLSEREPRESKIGLTMRQAGLGTQRWLTEEYEKEKKEHGGP, from the coding sequence ATGTACTACAAAATGACGTTGGTTGACAAGGTGCGGGTGCCGCCTCACCGTATGGGCGAGCCGCTGCATGCCGTGGTGCTCAGCCTGCTGGAGGAGCAGCTCGAAGGAAGCATCGACAATGATATCGGCATCTTCATCGCGGTGACGCGGGTCCTGGAGACGGGAGAAGGGGAGATGATCCCCGGCGACGGCGCCGTCTTCTACGACGTGACGTTCGAGGCGCTGGTGCTGCGGCTGAGCCTGCAGGAGGTGATCGAGGGGGAGGTGGTCGAGACGACGACGTTCGGCGCCTTCGTCAGCCTGGGCCCCATCGACGCGATGCTGCACATGTCCCAGATCTCCGATGAGTTCATCAACTACGACGAGAAGAACGGGCGGCTCATCTGCCAGGAGTCGAAGCGGTTCATCGAGGTGGGGGACCTCGTCCGCGTGCGGGTGGTGACTCTCTCGCTCTCCGAACGGGAGCCGCGGGAGAGCAAGATCGGGCTGACGATGCGGCAGGCGGGGCTGGGAACGCAGCGCTGGCTCACAGAAGAGTACGAGAAGGAGAAGAAGGAGCATGGTGGTCCATAG
- the spt4 gene encoding transcription elongation factor subunit Spt4 gives MVVHRKQATVCRECHRVVEGEGCTVCGTTNLSTDWAGYLIIIDPEHSDIAKRMNIKLPGKYALKVR, from the coding sequence ATGGTGGTCCATAGGAAACAGGCGACGGTCTGCCGCGAGTGCCACCGTGTCGTCGAGGGGGAGGGCTGCACCGTCTGCGGGACCACGAATCTCAGCACGGACTGGGCAGGTTACCTCATCATCATCGATCCGGAGCATTCCGACATCGCCAAGCGGATGAACATCAAGCTGCCCGGCAAGTACGCCCTGAAGGTCCGCTGA